Proteins from one Mycobacterium adipatum genomic window:
- a CDS encoding iron-containing redox enzyme family protein gives MSVAPISVEPRLPDPRGPLSLAVTELLAERAPVNTLIQVEASIGDSDPLGLDLQLALYICYELHYRGFENVDPGWEWNAGLLHLRGRLENTFLAEVRDRVGDIGAEETAAEEMRRLSIEPADGTGLSYHLRDAGTWAQMREYFVHRSLYHLKEGDPHAWAIPRLIGQAKAGFVAVEFDEFGAGRGARLHQQLFADLLEAANLDSSYLGYIDQVPAEALAAVNLMSLFGLHRRLRGAAVGHFASTEITSPPGSQRLVDALRRMNAPQPCVDFYAEHVEADAVHEQVVRTDVVGDMVAREPHLDRDVVFGIRAHALVEDRLADHMMRCWADGDTSLRRPLD, from the coding sequence GTGAGCGTTGCACCCATCAGTGTCGAACCTCGGCTGCCGGACCCGCGGGGCCCGCTGTCGCTGGCCGTCACCGAACTGCTCGCCGAGCGAGCGCCTGTCAACACGCTGATTCAGGTCGAGGCCTCCATCGGCGATTCCGATCCCCTCGGCCTTGATCTTCAACTGGCGCTGTACATCTGCTACGAGCTGCACTACCGCGGCTTCGAGAACGTGGACCCGGGTTGGGAGTGGAATGCCGGACTCCTGCACCTGCGTGGTCGGTTGGAGAACACCTTTCTCGCCGAAGTCCGCGACCGAGTGGGCGATATCGGGGCCGAGGAGACCGCGGCAGAGGAGATGCGGCGGCTGTCCATCGAACCGGCCGACGGCACGGGACTGTCCTACCACCTACGCGACGCCGGCACCTGGGCCCAGATGCGCGAGTATTTCGTCCACCGGTCGCTCTATCACCTCAAGGAGGGCGATCCGCACGCCTGGGCCATCCCGAGACTGATCGGGCAGGCGAAGGCGGGGTTCGTCGCGGTCGAGTTCGACGAATTCGGTGCGGGACGTGGGGCACGCCTGCATCAGCAGCTGTTCGCCGATCTGCTGGAAGCCGCGAACCTGGACTCCAGCTACCTCGGTTACATCGATCAGGTCCCGGCCGAAGCACTGGCCGCGGTCAATCTCATGTCCCTGTTCGGCTTGCACCGCAGGCTCCGCGGCGCCGCGGTCGGCCACTTTGCTTCCACCGAGATCACCTCGCCGCCAGGCTCACAACGTCTGGTGGACGCGCTGCGGAGGATGAACGCACCCCAGCCCTGCGTCGATTTCTACGCCGAGCACGTCGAAGCCGACGCCGTGCACGAGCAGGTGGTGCGCACCGACGTCGTCGGCGATATGGTGGCCCGCGAACCGCACCTCGATCGCGATGTGGTGTTCGGGATCCGGGCACACGCACTCGTCGAAGACCGGTTGGCCGACCACATGATGCGGTGCTGGGCTGACGGAGACACCTCGCTGCGACGGCCGCTCGATTGA
- a CDS encoding cellulase family glycosylhydrolase, whose product MAAPLFACTLVGAAAHVGAAPPSSMSPHEDAVRQVAVDVSLTAAIDTSSNAVGIAESELYFMTPEEVGVALDTMQSMGVTQFRMFIPWRAVEPMPGVYNWTEVDKVIDAAEQRGMAVLGAVTSTPTWASDVQDSAYGAPRDPEDFGAFMGELASRYGAGDGDPESARISAYEIWNEPQSSVFWSPRPDPAAYTELLKAGYTAIKAVDPSGTVVGGVVTAGLTWGGVNISPVEFVQTMYESGAAGYFDALSYHPYNYDWKFGDGAGNAISAVGQLEAMQALMEQYGDGEKEVWTSEYGLPTSYVSEAQQAEFIDDFMDTWSEHEGTGPMFIYSLVDRNSASTDVEDTWGLFRDDYTPKQAAAVVQAWIAENGPAPTEELPPIDEIPDLGVPTEPIDPVTEEPSTEAVDPVAEAVANWQQSLADAAANWAAAWGQTDSTTSTSTTVPSTTGFEAEDEEPADATDPALESTDSARAALVEATQAEPTTTETESESELTDTSTTTGSESTDAESAGSTESDSSTSAAQG is encoded by the coding sequence ATGGCTGCACCCTTGTTCGCGTGCACGCTCGTCGGCGCAGCAGCGCACGTGGGTGCCGCGCCGCCGTCGAGCATGTCGCCGCACGAGGATGCGGTCCGGCAGGTCGCGGTGGATGTGTCGCTGACTGCGGCGATCGACACCTCGTCCAACGCCGTCGGCATCGCCGAGTCCGAGCTGTACTTCATGACGCCGGAAGAGGTCGGCGTCGCGCTGGACACCATGCAATCCATGGGCGTCACGCAATTTCGGATGTTCATCCCCTGGCGTGCAGTCGAGCCCATGCCCGGTGTCTACAACTGGACCGAGGTCGACAAGGTCATCGACGCCGCCGAGCAGCGGGGCATGGCCGTCCTGGGCGCCGTCACGAGTACGCCTACCTGGGCATCGGATGTTCAGGACTCCGCATATGGTGCCCCACGCGACCCGGAGGACTTTGGTGCATTCATGGGCGAACTGGCCAGCCGGTACGGCGCCGGCGACGGCGATCCCGAATCCGCACGCATCTCCGCCTACGAAATTTGGAACGAGCCACAGAGTTCCGTCTTCTGGTCACCGCGGCCCGATCCGGCCGCGTACACCGAACTGTTGAAAGCCGGCTATACCGCGATCAAGGCGGTCGACCCGAGCGGCACCGTGGTGGGCGGGGTGGTCACCGCCGGCCTCACGTGGGGTGGGGTCAACATCAGCCCCGTCGAGTTCGTCCAGACGATGTACGAGAGCGGGGCGGCGGGCTATTTCGATGCGCTGTCGTACCACCCGTACAACTACGACTGGAAGTTCGGCGACGGCGCCGGCAATGCCATTTCGGCGGTGGGTCAGCTGGAGGCCATGCAGGCATTGATGGAACAGTACGGTGACGGTGAGAAGGAGGTGTGGACAAGCGAATACGGTCTCCCCACCTCGTATGTCTCGGAAGCACAGCAAGCCGAGTTCATCGACGACTTCATGGACACCTGGTCCGAACACGAAGGCACCGGCCCGATGTTCATCTACTCCCTCGTCGACCGGAACAGCGCGTCGACCGACGTGGAGGACACCTGGGGACTGTTCCGCGACGACTACACACCCAAACAGGCCGCCGCGGTCGTGCAAGCATGGATCGCAGAGAACGGCCCCGCACCCACCGAGGAGCTGCCGCCGATCGACGAGATCCCTGACCTCGGAGTGCCGACGGAACCGATCGACCCGGTCACCGAGGAGCCGAGCACCGAGGCGGTCGATCCGGTGGCAGAGGCGGTGGCCAACTGGCAGCAGTCACTCGCCGATGCCGCCGCGAACTGGGCCGCGGCATGGGGCCAAACTGACTCCACGACAAGCACATCGACCACCGTGCCCTCGACCACCGGGTTCGAAGCAGAGGATGAAGAACCCGCCGACGCAACGGATCCCGCACTGGAGAGCACGGACTCCGCACGCGCCGCGCTGGTGGAGGCTACCCAGGCCGAGCCGACCACGACCGAGACGGAGTCGGAGTCGGAGTTGACCGACACTTCGACCACGACGGGATCGGAGTCCACGGACGCCGAATCCGCGGGCAGTACCGAGAGCGACAGCTCGACCAGCGCCGCGCAAGGGTAA
- a CDS encoding DUF4235 domain-containing protein, with protein sequence MTTHKPTMTAKIMYRPFGLAGSLAGGLIAGAIFKQVWKRASDGDHPDPPGPLEREYSFREVVLAAALQGAIFSVVKTVIDRQGARVFERWTGEWPGS encoded by the coding sequence ATGACCACCCACAAGCCGACCATGACGGCCAAGATCATGTACCGCCCGTTCGGACTGGCCGGCTCACTGGCCGGTGGCCTGATCGCCGGGGCCATCTTCAAGCAGGTCTGGAAGCGTGCCTCCGATGGCGATCATCCCGACCCCCCGGGTCCGCTGGAACGCGAGTACTCCTTCAGAGAGGTCGTGCTGGCGGCGGCGCTGCAGGGGGCGATCTTCTCGGTGGTCAAAACGGTGATCGACCGCCAAGGGGCGCGGGTCTTCGAGCGGTGGACCGGTGAATGGCCGGGGAGCTGA
- a CDS encoding cytochrome P450, which translates to MTDQPRLTGPAAASALLDLGGASIAAGVIARRRPVVGMLERLQADRRAVSRIRSLRRQFGSGPVELAIPGRRIVVILDPEHVGSVLESTPDPFHPASWEKRRALEKFQPHAVLISDGETRSKRRTLNEAALDTDADTHHLADAFLTIIAEESDILAKAAISAGSLDSAMLTRTWWRSVRRMVLGDKARDDDAVTDDLWRLRKAANWSFLGLPHTRLRERFFERLYHYAEIGDSRSLIGSLARIPATGALDPIGQVPHWLFAFDAAGMAMARAAALLSTHPHILDRCETEAAEEARLRPVLRATMLESVRLWPTTPAILRELTTDHSFAPGGARFRAGSSVLVVAPAFHRDPDLPFADTFEPDIWLDGRARSLPQLVPFSSGPAECPGRNLVLLTTSTALAQLFSALDLQLDSSPALDPQAPLPLTLNQFGVRFTARPVAQPATSPLP; encoded by the coding sequence ATGACGGACCAACCTCGACTCACCGGCCCCGCGGCGGCATCTGCACTGCTCGATCTCGGGGGAGCCTCGATCGCCGCCGGAGTCATCGCCCGCAGACGCCCCGTCGTCGGAATGCTCGAACGTCTCCAAGCAGACCGGCGTGCGGTTTCACGCATCCGCAGTCTGCGCCGTCAATTCGGCTCTGGCCCAGTCGAACTGGCCATCCCCGGCAGGCGCATCGTCGTCATCCTCGACCCGGAACACGTGGGCTCCGTGCTCGAATCGACGCCAGACCCGTTCCACCCGGCCAGCTGGGAGAAACGCCGAGCACTGGAAAAATTTCAGCCGCACGCCGTGTTGATCTCCGACGGCGAGACTCGCAGCAAACGCCGTACGCTGAATGAGGCGGCACTCGACACCGATGCGGACACTCATCACCTTGCAGACGCCTTTCTGACTATTATCGCCGAGGAGTCCGACATTCTCGCCAAGGCGGCGATCAGCGCGGGCAGCCTCGACTCGGCGATGCTCACCCGCACATGGTGGCGGTCGGTCCGCCGGATGGTATTGGGTGACAAAGCCCGTGACGACGATGCCGTCACCGATGACCTATGGCGGCTGCGCAAAGCCGCCAACTGGTCTTTCCTGGGCTTGCCGCACACCCGCCTTCGGGAGCGCTTCTTCGAACGGCTCTACCACTACGCCGAGATCGGCGACTCCCGCAGCCTAATCGGGTCGCTGGCACGCATTCCCGCGACCGGGGCGCTGGATCCCATCGGGCAGGTACCGCATTGGCTCTTCGCCTTCGATGCCGCCGGGATGGCGATGGCGCGCGCTGCCGCCCTGCTCAGCACCCACCCCCATATTCTCGACCGGTGTGAGACCGAGGCCGCCGAGGAGGCGCGGCTGCGGCCGGTCCTGCGCGCAACGATGCTGGAATCGGTCCGGCTGTGGCCGACCACGCCCGCCATACTGCGCGAGCTGACCACCGACCATTCGTTCGCGCCCGGCGGTGCTCGGTTCCGAGCCGGCTCGTCGGTCCTGGTGGTTGCCCCCGCTTTCCACCGGGACCCGGACCTGCCGTTCGCCGATACTTTCGAGCCAGACATCTGGTTGGACGGACGCGCACGTTCACTCCCACAGCTGGTGCCGTTCAGCTCCGGCCCCGCCGAATGCCCCGGCCGTAATCTCGTCTTGTTGACCACGAGTACAGCTCTGGCTCAGTTGTTCTCGGCCCTCGATCTGCAGCTCGACTCCTCGCCCGCATTGGACCCGCAAGCTCCACTGCCGCTCACGCTCAACCAGTTCGGTGTGCGGTTCACTGCTCGGCCGGTGGCACAACCAGCAACGAGTCCCTTGCCATGA
- a CDS encoding STAS domain-containing protein, translating into MAGEPESVMGGPKATNSCTIEERRVGDVAILAVAGTLDVLTAPELEARIKAAAATSPAAVIVDLGRVDFLGSSGMGVLVAAHENLAPSVRVVLVADGPATSRPLKLVGIADIIDIFPTLDDALTALNA; encoded by the coding sequence ATGGCGGGCGAGCCCGAATCGGTCATGGGTGGTCCCAAAGCGACCAATAGCTGCACCATCGAAGAACGGCGCGTCGGCGACGTTGCCATATTGGCCGTGGCCGGCACGCTTGACGTGCTGACCGCCCCCGAACTCGAAGCAAGGATCAAAGCGGCGGCCGCAACCTCCCCCGCCGCCGTCATCGTTGACCTGGGCCGGGTGGACTTCCTCGGCTCGTCCGGAATGGGCGTGCTCGTGGCCGCGCACGAAAATCTCGCGCCGTCGGTACGCGTCGTGCTCGTCGCCGACGGGCCCGCCACCAGCCGCCCGCTCAAGCTGGTCGGGATTGCCGACATCATCGACATCTTTCCCACCCTCGATGACGCGCTGACCGCCCTCAACGCCTGA
- a CDS encoding GAF and ANTAR domain-containing protein produces MTFLDKQDLAARMAELARSLAGPRSLEEVLSGVAAAALELIPGVDTAGVLLIGKERTFETMPKDARLTTELHRLQMQFDEGPCVQAALEDLIVRTDDFREETRWPRYAPACVEIGVLSGLSFKLYTSDRTAGALNLFGFQPNVWRGEAETIGVVLAAHAAAAILASQEGEQLEAALSSRDRIGQAKGIIMERYKVDDVQAFEMLRQVSQESNTKLVSVAQQVIDTRD; encoded by the coding sequence ATGACGTTCTTGGACAAGCAGGACTTGGCGGCACGAATGGCCGAGTTGGCTCGCTCTCTTGCCGGGCCGCGGAGCCTCGAAGAGGTGCTGTCCGGCGTTGCCGCCGCGGCGCTGGAGCTGATCCCCGGGGTCGACACAGCGGGTGTTCTGCTGATCGGCAAGGAGCGCACGTTCGAGACGATGCCCAAGGATGCCCGTCTCACCACCGAACTGCACCGGCTGCAGATGCAGTTCGACGAGGGCCCCTGCGTGCAAGCGGCGCTGGAAGACCTGATCGTGCGCACCGACGACTTCCGCGAAGAGACGCGCTGGCCCCGCTACGCACCGGCGTGCGTCGAGATCGGCGTGCTCAGTGGGCTCTCGTTCAAGCTGTACACATCGGATCGCACGGCCGGCGCCCTGAACCTGTTCGGCTTTCAGCCCAACGTGTGGCGGGGAGAAGCCGAGACCATCGGTGTGGTGCTCGCCGCGCACGCCGCGGCGGCCATACTGGCCAGCCAGGAAGGCGAACAGCTGGAAGCGGCGTTGTCCAGCCGCGACCGGATCGGGCAGGCCAAGGGCATCATCATGGAGCGCTACAAGGTCGACGACGTGCAGGCCTTCGAGATGCTGCGACAGGTGTCGCAGGAGAGCAACACCAAGCTGGTGTCGGTCGCTCAGCAGGTGATCGACACCCGCGACTGA
- a CDS encoding phage holin family protein — translation MGGKPADNQRLDSPMTDLDANPVEQPSIPELVNRLTTQTSRLIRDELQLAQKEFQLAAKKTAVGGGLFSTAGLLAGLGLLAVVTAAIAGLALVLPVWAAAAVVAVALFAAAGIAAVVGKQQVQRAPDAAHEVLTSVTQDVQAVQEARHGRA, via the coding sequence ATGGGCGGTAAGCCCGCCGATAATCAGCGATTGGATTCTCCCATGACAGATCTCGACGCCAACCCTGTCGAACAGCCCTCGATACCCGAACTGGTCAACCGGCTCACGACACAGACCTCTCGACTCATTCGAGACGAACTGCAGCTTGCCCAGAAGGAATTTCAGCTCGCAGCGAAGAAGACTGCGGTAGGTGGCGGTTTGTTCAGCACCGCGGGTCTGCTTGCCGGTCTGGGCCTGCTTGCCGTGGTGACCGCCGCTATCGCCGGGCTCGCGCTGGTGCTGCCCGTGTGGGCCGCCGCCGCGGTCGTGGCCGTCGCGCTCTTCGCCGCTGCCGGAATCGCAGCCGTCGTGGGCAAGCAACAGGTACAGCGCGCGCCCGATGCGGCACACGAAGTGCTCACCAGCGTCACCCAGGACGTGCAGGCAGTTCAGGAGGCCCGCCATGGCCGGGCCTGA
- a CDS encoding CDGSH iron-sulfur domain-containing protein — protein MIEGPVRIELPDGAHVESDRFMVAVCACGRSKNYPLCDTSHRRCRTGGTRTKDARSTA, from the coding sequence ATGATCGAGGGACCGGTGCGCATCGAATTGCCCGATGGCGCCCACGTGGAGTCCGACCGGTTCATGGTCGCGGTCTGCGCCTGCGGGCGCAGCAAGAACTATCCGTTGTGTGATACCAGCCACCGGCGGTGCCGTACCGGCGGCACCCGCACGAAGGATGCTCGGAGCACCGCGTGA
- a CDS encoding DUF3618 domain-containing protein, with protein MAGPEQRPDADAPDIAQLSEDIEHTRAAVGETVAALADKLDVKKQTQQKVAATRAKIPAAPATVATVAIVAGLILWRRRRQGGSS; from the coding sequence ATGGCCGGGCCTGAGCAACGCCCAGACGCCGACGCGCCGGACATCGCACAGCTCTCCGAGGACATCGAACACACCCGCGCCGCCGTGGGTGAGACGGTGGCAGCGCTGGCCGACAAGCTCGACGTCAAGAAGCAGACTCAGCAGAAGGTCGCTGCTACCAGGGCGAAGATCCCCGCAGCCCCTGCCACGGTAGCCACCGTGGCGATCGTGGCGGGGCTCATTCTCTGGCGCCGCCGTCGACAAGGAGGATCATCATGA
- a CDS encoding glycosyltransferase family 1 protein: MLEPGWIAEHHDEFDVFHVHFGFDAVTTKDLVELIDELRRHRKPLVYTVHDLRNPHHPDPGVHEDQLDLLTSAAHTLITLTPGAAHAVQQRWGREAQVLPHPHVLSSERIKRARARQQDFVVGVHVKSLRANMDPLAILDTLAETVSALPGAVLQIDVHDEIFDPDNHWFAPDVGRALLAYGHRDRVRVRVHPYFTDAQLWDYLDSLAVSVLPYRFGSHSGWLEACHDLGTEVIAPNCGFYGEQRPCELFELNESRFEPETLQRAVTTAHRRWSAGISAPRASWAQRRNERVALSRAHAELYREAVA, translated from the coding sequence ATGCTCGAACCCGGATGGATCGCCGAACACCACGACGAGTTCGACGTCTTCCACGTCCACTTCGGATTCGACGCCGTCACCACCAAGGATCTTGTGGAGCTCATCGATGAGTTGCGTCGGCACCGCAAGCCCTTGGTCTACACCGTGCATGATCTGCGCAACCCCCATCACCCCGATCCCGGGGTCCATGAGGACCAACTTGATCTCCTGACGTCCGCTGCGCATACCCTCATCACCCTCACCCCGGGTGCCGCCCATGCGGTCCAGCAGCGGTGGGGTCGCGAAGCCCAGGTGCTTCCCCATCCTCATGTCCTGAGCAGTGAACGGATCAAACGTGCACGAGCTCGCCAGCAGGACTTCGTGGTGGGCGTGCACGTCAAGAGCCTGCGGGCCAACATGGATCCGCTGGCCATCCTGGACACGCTGGCCGAGACGGTCAGCGCGCTGCCTGGCGCAGTGCTGCAGATCGATGTGCACGACGAGATTTTCGATCCGGACAACCATTGGTTCGCACCGGATGTGGGCCGCGCCCTGCTGGCATACGGCCATCGTGACCGTGTCAGGGTTCGCGTGCACCCGTACTTCACCGACGCCCAGCTGTGGGACTACCTCGACTCGCTGGCGGTTTCGGTACTGCCCTACCGCTTCGGATCGCATTCGGGCTGGTTGGAGGCCTGTCATGACCTCGGCACCGAGGTCATTGCGCCGAACTGCGGGTTCTACGGTGAACAACGACCGTGTGAACTTTTCGAACTCAACGAGAGCAGATTCGAGCCCGAGACCTTGCAGCGGGCCGTGACCACAGCGCATCGGCGCTGGAGTGCGGGCATTTCGGCGCCGCGGGCGAGCTGGGCGCAACGTCGAAATGAGCGGGTCGCCCTGTCCCGGGCGCATGCCGAGCTGTATCGCGAGGCGGTGGCATGA
- a CDS encoding M42 family metallopeptidase yields the protein MSPDAVLQELVSTYGPCGHEDAIRDICLRELSALTDEVWVDAAGNAIALLRGDPGDTHAPPVRVMAHMDELSMVVKRVEPDGTLRLSPLGTMYPGNFGLGPVAILGRHETLTGVLTLGSEHTTKESQRIWETKPDQGDKALDWLHVYVFTGRTCAQLERAGVTAGTRVAVHRSKRDLIRFGDYIGSYFLDDRAAIAVLLATAQRLQDSPESYRGDIYLVFTTAEEVGANGGVYAARTLPDGITVAVEVGPTEQEYGTSVHGGPIVAYSDALTVYDKTVADGLMDAAKRQGLAPQPAVLGAFESDASHAKAIGTCPRAGLLCIPTLSTHGYEVIAAGAISDATDVLVSFLLSPGSSAT from the coding sequence ATGAGTCCCGACGCCGTGCTGCAGGAACTCGTGAGCACCTACGGGCCGTGCGGTCACGAGGACGCCATCCGTGACATCTGCCTACGCGAGCTCTCCGCCCTCACTGATGAAGTCTGGGTCGATGCGGCCGGAAACGCGATAGCGCTGCTGCGGGGAGACCCCGGTGACACTCACGCTCCCCCGGTGCGCGTCATGGCCCACATGGACGAGCTGTCGATGGTCGTCAAACGGGTCGAGCCGGACGGAACGCTGCGGCTTTCGCCACTGGGGACCATGTACCCCGGGAATTTCGGTCTGGGTCCCGTCGCGATCCTGGGGCGGCACGAGACGCTGACGGGTGTGCTGACCCTTGGCTCGGAGCACACCACCAAAGAGAGCCAGCGCATCTGGGAGACCAAACCCGATCAGGGCGACAAGGCGCTGGACTGGTTACATGTCTACGTTTTCACCGGGCGCACCTGCGCGCAGTTGGAACGGGCCGGGGTCACGGCCGGCACCCGGGTAGCCGTCCATCGCAGCAAGCGCGACCTGATCCGCTTCGGCGACTACATCGGCAGCTACTTTCTCGACGATCGGGCAGCGATCGCCGTGCTGCTCGCGACCGCCCAGCGGCTGCAAGACAGTCCAGAGTCCTACCGTGGCGACATCTACCTGGTGTTCACCACGGCCGAGGAGGTCGGCGCCAACGGTGGAGTTTACGCCGCCCGAACCCTCCCGGACGGGATCACCGTTGCCGTGGAGGTCGGTCCCACCGAACAGGAGTACGGCACCTCGGTTCACGGCGGGCCGATCGTGGCCTACAGCGATGCCCTCACGGTGTATGACAAGACGGTTGCCGACGGTTTGATGGACGCCGCGAAACGACAAGGTCTCGCCCCACAGCCCGCGGTGCTGGGCGCCTTCGAGTCCGATGCCTCGCACGCAAAGGCGATTGGTACCTGTCCCCGTGCCGGTCTGCTGTGCATTCCCACGCTGAGCACGCACGGCTACGAGGTCATCGCCGCAGGTGCCATCTCCGATGCCACCGATGTGTTGGTGTCCTTCCTGCTCAGCCCGGGTTCCTCAGCGACCTAG
- a CDS encoding HemK2/MTQ2 family protein methyltransferase — protein sequence MTTAHSYEPDSRLIGTVADGVYAPREDSALLVDVMYKTGLALGSKVADLCTGSGVIAVNAAAQGAARVSAFDICPKAVRCARTNAQLHEAQVDVHLGSWARAAEFGPYDLVVCNPPYVPNDPHCESLPSTVGPARAWDAGSDGRLILDPLCEAVPGLLADGGSLLLVQSEFADPRKTLESLSAAGLDADIVAWEWIPFGPVMHSRAQWLEDTGRLQPGRREEELLVIRADKP from the coding sequence GTGACCACCGCACATTCGTACGAACCCGACTCCCGGTTGATCGGCACCGTCGCCGACGGTGTGTATGCGCCGCGTGAGGACTCCGCCTTACTGGTGGACGTCATGTACAAAACCGGGCTGGCGCTGGGCTCGAAGGTCGCCGACCTATGCACCGGCAGCGGCGTGATCGCCGTCAACGCGGCCGCTCAAGGTGCCGCGCGGGTCTCCGCCTTCGACATCTGCCCCAAAGCGGTGCGCTGTGCCCGGACGAACGCGCAGCTGCACGAGGCTCAGGTCGACGTGCACCTCGGGTCTTGGGCGCGAGCAGCGGAGTTCGGGCCCTATGACCTTGTGGTGTGCAATCCCCCCTACGTGCCCAACGACCCGCACTGTGAATCGCTCCCGTCCACGGTGGGACCCGCTCGAGCCTGGGACGCGGGCTCGGACGGGCGGCTCATCCTCGACCCGCTGTGCGAGGCGGTGCCTGGCCTGCTCGCCGACGGCGGCAGCCTGCTGTTGGTGCAGTCGGAATTCGCCGATCCGCGCAAAACGCTGGAGTCGCTTTCTGCTGCCGGCCTCGACGCCGATATCGTTGCCTGGGAATGGATCCCGTTCGGGCCCGTGATGCATTCGCGAGCGCAGTGGCTGGAAGACACGGGACGTCTGCAGCCGGGCCGGCGCGAGGAGGAGCTGCTGGTGATCCGGGCGGATAAGCCGTGA